In the genome of Synechococcus sp. CB0101, the window TGGGGGCTCACCAGCACCCCCTTCACGCCCTCAGAGCTGAACTGCAACTGCTCCATGCGCAGCTCGGCTTCGCTGCTCTCCTCCAGAGAACAGCGCCAGGCGTGGCCTCCTAGCCGCTCCGCCAACTGCTGGCCCCAGGGATCATCCACATTCACCACGGCCGTGGCCTGCCCCTCATGCATCTCGAGGAAGGCCGCACTGAACAGGCTGGCCTTGGCCTCGAAGTAGGCCTGCATCGAGGGGTGGTAGTCGAGGTGGTCTTGGGTGAGGTTGGTGAACACCGCCCCCGCGAAACGACAACCGCTGACGCGTTGTTGATCGAGAGCATGGGAGCTCACCTCCATGGCCCCCACCTGCGCACCAGCTTCTGCGGCCTGGGCCAGTTGCCCCTGGAGCACGTCGGCAAACGCGGTGGTGTGCTGTGCCGTCACGCTGTGACCGGGCCAGCGGTTCACCAGGGTGCCGAACAGGGCAGAGGGTGTGCCGCAACTGGCAGCCAGATGCTCAATCAGGTGGGTGGTGGTGGTTTTGCCATTGGTGCCCGTCACCCCGATCAAGTGCAGGCGCTGGCTCGGCTGCTGCCAAAACTCCGCCGCCAACATCCCGGCCCAGCGCGCCACGGGATCGGTCACCACCAAAACGGGATCCTGATCTGCAGGGGGGCAGGCTTCAGCCGCCGCACGCCCGATCACCGCCAGCACCGCCCCAGCCTCGATGGCCTGCGGCCAGAACACCCCTCCATCCACTTGTGCGCCGGGCAGGCCCACAAACACGGTGCCCGGCCCCACCCTTCGGCTATCGCAGCTGACGCTGGTCACATCCGCGTTGGCCAACCCAGGCGGCACCGCCAGACCGACCTGACGGAGCAAAGGGTGAAGCCGATCAGACATCGCGGCAGCGCTGATGCGCTTGTTTTAAGCGCATTCCAAGCCGGCACGGTTGCCGCTGCAACCAGTCTTGTGAGCCTCAAGCAAGACTGACGCCGCCAACTCAGGCCACACCTTGGCCCTGGAGCCAGGCGCGCAGCTGGGCCGCTGACAAGCGCGGCGACACCCGCGGCAGCTGACGCTCCTCGCCGGCCTCGCGCAACAGCAGCACCGGCACCTCCAGATCAAAACGGGCCAACAGCTGTGGATCA includes:
- a CDS encoding UDP-N-acetylmuramoyl-L-alanyl-D-glutamate--2,6-diaminopimelate ligase, encoding MSDRLHPLLRQVGLAVPPGLANADVTSVSCDSRRVGPGTVFVGLPGAQVDGGVFWPQAIEAGAVLAVIGRAAAEACPPADQDPVLVVTDPVARWAGMLAAEFWQQPSQRLHLIGVTGTNGKTTTTHLIEHLAASCGTPSALFGTLVNRWPGHSVTAQHTTAFADVLQGQLAQAAEAGAQVGAMEVSSHALDQQRVSGCRFAGAVFTNLTQDHLDYHPSMQAYFEAKASLFSAAFLEMHEGQATAVVNVDDPWGQQLAERLGGHAWRCSLEESSEAELRMEQLQFSSEGVKGVLVSPHGSGPFQSPLLGRFNLMNQLQAVGALLQQGLPLANLLQGLASFRGVPGRMERVGVGRAECCEGSLPAVLVDYAHTPDGLESALKACRPFAQGQLICVFGCGGDRDRTKRPLMGSIAARLADQVVVTSDNPRTEDPQQILQDVMQGIPEGTAVQVEADRGRAIAAVVAAAQPADLVLIAGKGHEDYQILGTTKIHFDDREEAEKALRDRPC
- a CDS encoding glutaredoxin family protein; this encodes MAELVLVTRVGCCLCEGLEEKLLALALPITRLDVDADPQLLARFDLEVPVLLLREAGEERQLPRVSPRLSAAQLRAWLQGQGVA